One Vitis riparia cultivar Riparia Gloire de Montpellier isolate 1030 chromosome 4, EGFV_Vit.rip_1.0, whole genome shotgun sequence genomic window carries:
- the LOC117913660 gene encoding selenoprotein H, whose protein sequence is MAPKKRREGEVLVDTSTTSVRVTRSSTRRLGAKANASVAPAPAPPERPKKKVKKTEDVKEPEKVADGSKTIVIEHCKQCNSFKTRATQVKDGLEKGVLGITVVVNPEKPRRGCFEIREEGGEKFISLLDMKRPFAPMKALDMDKVISDIIDKIK, encoded by the exons ATGGCGCCCAAGAAACGCAGAGAGGGGGAGGTTCTGGTAGACACTAGTACGACATCGGTAAGGGTGACTCGGAGCTCGACTCGCCGGCTCGGTGCGAAAGCCAACGCCTCAGTGGCTCCTGCTCCTGCACCGCCGGAGCGGCCGAAGAAGAAAGTCAAGAAGACCGAGGATGTGAAAGAACCGGAGAAGGTTGCCGATGGTTCCAAAACGATTGTTATAGAGCATTG CAAACAGTGCAACTCATTCAAGACAAGAGCTACTCAAGTAAAGGATGGATTAGAGAAGGGTGTGTTGGGTATCACTGTTGTTGTCAACCCGGAAAAG CCAAGAAGAGGATGCTTCGAAATTCGGGAGGAAGGTGGCGAGAAGTTCATCAGTCTTCTG GATATGAAGCGACCATTTGCACCAATGAAGGCACTTGACATGGACAAAGTCATTTCTGATATCATTGACAAGATCAAATGA
- the LOC117913659 gene encoding fasciclin-like arabinogalactan protein 14, which produces MGPKSSFPPPLLLFLSSFLLFSSAAQAFNITRLLGQFPDLSTFNSYLSQTNISIGINRRQTITVLAVENGAIAPISGKSMDDIKNILRLHVILDYYDVAKLHKLSNKTALLTTLFQATGQANGQQGFLNVTELSSGQVVFGSAVAGSGLQAKLVKTVASQPFNISVLQISTPILAPGIGGVVAVPVSPPPSGSPAAAPKAAEGPGASKTTPPPAKAPSAEAPAPSGDSAEAPSFADVPAADGPGADAPAGDAPLSSPPMPAADGPVADGSHADAPSADRTSGTTQVAIGTCLAVVMPFVSVLLDL; this is translated from the coding sequence ATGGGGCCCAAGTCCTCTTTTCCACCTCCTCTTCTCTTGTTCCTGTCTTCTTTCCTACTCTTCTCCTCGGCCGCCCAGGCCTTTAATATCACCAGGCTCCTGGGCCAGTTCCCTGATTTGTCCACCTTCAATAGCTATCTATCTCAGACCAACATCAGCATCGGGATTAATAGAAGACAGACCATTACCGTCCTCGCCGTTGAGAATGGTGCCATTGCTCCAATCTCCGGCAAATCGATGGATGATATTAAGAACATCCTGCGCCTGCACGTGATTCTTGATTACTATGATGTTGCCAAGCTCCATAAGTTGTCCAACAAGACAGCTCTTCTAACCACTCTGTTCCAGGCCACCGGTCAGGCTAATGGGCAACAAGGGTTCTTGAATGTAACAGAACTGAGCAGTGGACAGGTTGTTTTCGGGTCTGCAGTAGCAGGGTCAGGTCTCCAAGCCAAGCTGGTTAAGACCGTTGCTTCTCAGCCTTTTAACATTTCCGTGCTTCAGATCAGCACCCCTATACTAGCCCCTGGTATTGGAGGGGTGGTGGCCGTCCCAGTTTCTCCACCACCTTCTGGATCGCCTGCTGCTGCGCCAAAGGCAGCTGAAGGTCCAGGGGCGTCCAAAACCACCCCACCTCCTGCCAAGGCTCCATCAGCAGAAGCTCCTGCACCATCTGGTGACTCTGCTGAAGCCCCATCTTTTGCTGATGTGCCGGCAGCTGATGGCCCAGGGGCTGATGCGCCAGCTGGTGATGCTCCCCTCAGCTCTCCACCTATGCCTGCAGCTGATGGACCCGTGGCTGATGGATCACATGCAGATGCACCCAGTGCCGATCGAACTTCAGGCACCACTCAAGTAGCTATTGGCACATGCCTTGCTGTTGTAATGCCATTCGTGTCGGTCTTGTTAGATCTCTAG